A genome region from Cutaneotrichosporon cavernicola HIS019 DNA, chromosome: 5 includes the following:
- a CDS encoding uncharacterized protein (pyruvate dehydrogenase (acetyl-transferring)): protein MSPSMPLLVRGSRAAVAARALPRLYTVAGRRGAATSVDDPSETRLQKNRDGQRARGAVSKATAQELEPSLGSSKLLRNTPEEALATQGLRFADGHGLRGPSGKGRETRKMNLHQAVRDAIRTELAVNPRSFVFGEDVKAHGVFRCTQGLADEFGEKRVFNTPLTEQGIAGFGIGLASVGSTAIAEIQFGDYIFPAFDQLVNEAAKQRYASGGNYPLKGGSFTIRSPVMSVGHGGLYHSQSPEGFFLGANGLKVAVVRSPIQAKGVLLAAFRDPNPTIVFEPKVLYRAAIEEVPVDDYTLPLGTTDTILEGTDLTVVSYGTPLYTTLRAIELLRNPPPQLVQFLPERLRPPNPAPSIQLIDLRAINPLPLGELTEAVKKTGRMVVVHEAGKSGSVGNNIAGEVGRRAFDHLEAPIGLVSGWDVPVPLAYEKFYQPDVIRVFDKMVETLNY, encoded by the exons ATGTCGCCCAGCATGCCCTTGCTCGTCCGTGGAAGCCGTGCGGCAGTCGCTGCTCGCGCACTCCCCCGACTCTACACTGTGGCTGGCCGCCGTGGTGCAGCCACCTCGGTCGACGACCCATCCGAAACCCGCTTGCAGAAGAACCGTGACGGCCAGCGTGCTCGCGGCGCAGTGTCCAAGGCCACTGCccaggagctcgagcccTCGCTTGGCAGCAGCAAGTTGCTGAGGAACACTCCCGAGGAG GCACTCGCGACCCAGGGACTTCGCTTTGCGGACGGCCATGGTCTTCGTGGCCCATCTGGCAAGGGTCGTGAGACTCGCAAGATGAACCTGCACCAGGCCGTGCGTGACGCTATCCGCACGGAGCTTGCCGTCAACCCCCGGTCCTTTGTgttcggcgaggacgtcaaggCTCACGGTGTCTTCCGCTGCACCCAGGGTCTTGCTGACGAGTTTG GGGAGAAGCGTGTGTTCAACACGCCCCTCACGGAGCAGGGTATCGCTGGCTTTGGTATCGGCTTGGCGAGTGTGGGTTCGACTGCCATTGCCGAGATCCAGTTCGGTGACTATATCTTCCCTGCCTTtgaccagctcgtcaacgaggcggccaagcagCGCTACGCTTCAGGAGGCAACTACCCTCTCAAGGGAGGATCGTTTACTATCCGCTCCCCGGTCATGAGTGTCGGGCACGGTGGCCTCTACCACTCTCAGAGCCCTGAA GGCTTCTTCCTTGGTGCCAATGGTCTCAAGGTCGCGGTTGTGCGCTCGCCCATCCAGGCCAAGGGtgtccttcttgccgcTTTCCGCGACCCCAACCCGACCATTGTTTTCGAGCCCAAGGTTTTGTACCGTGCTGCCATTGAGGAAGTTCCCGTGGACGACTACACTCTTCCCCTTGGCACCACAGACACCATATTGGAGGGCACCGACCTTACAGTCGTGTCTTACGGCACGCCTCTGTACACGACGTTGCGCGCGatcgagctcctccgcaACCCGCCTCCCCAGCTGGTGCAGTTCCTGCCTGAGCGCCTCCGTCCGCCTAACCCGGCCCCTTCTATCCAGCTCATCGACTTGCGCGCGATCaaccctcttcccctcggTGAACTGACCGAGGCGGTCAAGAAGACTGGACGCATGGTTGTTGTCCACGAGGCAGGCAAGAGCGGAAGTGTCGGCAACAACATTGCTGGTGAGGTCGGGCGCCGCGCGTTCGACCACCTCGAGGCTCCTATCGGGCTTGTCAGCGGGTGGGACGTGCCCGTGCCCCTCGCGTACGAAAAGTTCTACCAGCCAGACGTCATCCGCGTGTTCGACAAGATGGTCGAGACTCTCAACTATTAG